In Palleronia sp. LCG004, a single window of DNA contains:
- a CDS encoding phenylacetate--CoA ligase family protein, with translation MTDPEFRPPEARAADLALELPRQIARAQALGGTGALDDVEADAITDAGALARLPVLRKEMLIEAQRTVPPFGGLAAPVTEFSHVFQSPGPIHEPGRVDGDWFRLGRFLRACGIGAGDIVQNCFGYHLTPAGMMFESAARAVGATILPAGTGQTELQVRAGHHYGTTAYAGTPDYLKTILEKADEMGLALSITRAAVSGGALFPSLRAFYADRGIACLQCYATADLGNIAYESEAMEGLIVDDGVVVEIVTPGTGDPVPDGEVGEVVVTTLTPEYPLIRFATGDLSAVMPGMSPCGRTNTRIRGWMGRADQTAKVKGMFVRPEQVADLVARHPEIARARVTITRDGEADAMSVALETAAPGDPTRYETSVRDVLKLRGDVRIAEPGSLPRDGIVIEDQRDYEG, from the coding sequence ATGACCGACCCCGAATTCCGCCCCCCCGAGGCCCGCGCCGCGGATCTGGCCCTGGAACTGCCGCGCCAGATCGCGCGCGCGCAGGCGCTGGGCGGGACGGGTGCGCTCGACGATGTCGAGGCCGATGCGATCACCGATGCAGGCGCGCTCGCCCGACTGCCCGTGCTGCGCAAGGAGATGCTGATCGAGGCGCAGCGGACCGTGCCGCCCTTCGGCGGTCTGGCCGCGCCCGTCACGGAATTCTCGCATGTCTTCCAGTCGCCCGGTCCGATCCACGAGCCCGGCCGCGTCGACGGCGACTGGTTCCGGCTGGGCCGGTTCCTCAGGGCTTGCGGCATCGGGGCGGGCGACATCGTTCAGAACTGCTTCGGCTATCACCTGACGCCCGCGGGCATGATGTTCGAAAGCGCCGCACGCGCGGTCGGGGCCACGATCCTGCCCGCCGGCACCGGCCAGACCGAGCTTCAGGTGCGCGCGGGCCATCATTACGGCACGACCGCCTATGCCGGCACACCGGATTATCTCAAGACGATCCTCGAGAAGGCCGACGAAATGGGCCTCGCGCTGTCGATCACGCGCGCGGCGGTTTCGGGCGGGGCGCTCTTCCCGTCGCTGAGGGCGTTCTACGCGGATCGCGGCATCGCCTGCCTGCAATGCTATGCCACCGCCGATCTGGGCAATATCGCCTACGAATCGGAGGCGATGGAGGGGCTGATCGTCGATGACGGCGTCGTGGTCGAGATCGTGACCCCCGGCACCGGCGATCCGGTGCCCGACGGCGAGGTGGGCGAGGTCGTCGTCACCACGCTCACCCCCGAATATCCGCTCATCCGGTTCGCGACCGGCGATCTGTCGGCGGTGATGCCGGGGATGTCGCCCTGCGGTCGGACCAACACCCGCATCAGGGGGTGGATGGGCCGTGCCGACCAGACGGCCAAGGTGAAGGGCATGTTCGTGCGCCCCGAACAGGTCGCCGATCTGGTCGCGCGCCATCCCGAGATCGCGCGTGCCCGCGTGACGATCACGCGCGACGGCGAGGCCGATGCGATGTCGGTCGCGCTCGAAACCGCAGCGCCGGGTGATCCAACGCGCTACGAGACGTCGGTGCGCGACGTGCTGAAGCTGCGTGGCGACGTGCGCATCGCAGAGCCCGGATCGCTGCCCCGCGACGGCATCGTGATCGAAGACCAGAGAGACTACGAAGGATAG